In Toxoplasma gondii ME49 chromosome X, whole genome shotgun sequence, a single genomic region encodes these proteins:
- a CDS encoding aquaporin 1 (encoded by transcript TGME49_215450~Gene product name based on ToxoDB Community Expert Annotation.~Predicted trans-membrane domain (TMHMM2.0):41-61:64-84:111-134:155-178:184-207:221-244) produces MDQFVFSGGSEGGGELGGDRERDSLTPELGRFEHLIFNMQKYFCEFFAALVIVSAVAFGLAKEGGAQAAPLSITSTIFALITLFKDISGAHFNPAVSCTIYMTDPRFTLVDLLCYVAAQLIGGTVGAFIGYGIMGKALDILPLDPGMSASRQLFHEVIPTMVMIYAVLVLVFGYGVMWELTVPFVVGACVLAGAFAGATMNPAVTFGIFISNICTKNTNIDVAALLVTLFGPFLGAMFAFLGYVGTHAYHNPVPLRFLNFRGL; encoded by the coding sequence ATGGACCAatttgttttttcaggagGTTCtgaaggaggaggcgagtTAGGCGGAGACCGAGAGCGCGACTCTTTGACGCCAGAGCTCGGAAGGTTCGAGCATCTCATCTTCAATATGCAAAAGTATTTTTGTGAGTTCTTCGCAGCACTCGTTATCGTCAGTGCAGTTGCCTTTGGTTTAGCGAAGGAAGGCGGTGCCCAGGCAGCGCCACTGTCTATCACGAGCACCATTTTTGCCCTGATTACGTTGTTCAAAGATATCAGCGGTGCACATTTCAATCCGGCGGTATCATGTACAATTTATATGACAGATCCTCGCTTTACTCTGGTAGATCTTTTATGCTACGTAGCTGCTCAACTGATAGGCGGTACTGTCGGAGCGTTTATTGGATATGGAATCATGGGAAAGGCCCTGGATATCCTCCCCTTAGATCCGGGTATGAGCGCAAGCCGCCAGCTGTTCCACGAAGTCATTCCTACAATGGTTATGATCTACGCTGTCCTCGTTCTCGTTTTCGGATATGGGGTAATGTGGGAGTTGACGGTCCCTTTCGTCGTCGGCGCGTGCGTCTTGGCGGGGGCGTTTGCGGGGGCGACGATGAACCCAGCAGTCACATTTGGTATTTTTATTTCAAACATCTGTACAAAGAACACAAATATTGATGTTGCTGCACTGCTGGTAACGTTATTTGGGCCGTTTTTGGGTGCCATGTTCGCATTCCTGGGTTACGTCGGGACGCATGCCTATCACAATCCTGTCCCACTACGCTTCTTGAACTTCAGGGGGCTCTGA
- the RPS24 gene encoding ribosomal protein RPS24 (encoded by transcript TGME49_215460), which produces MERSKQSSRFFLCMQRPPPHSAHTPRGDFPVYAANNRMHARLFIRPSRLGSTLYFPAWQEERLRIRLQSAPSAEVKDPETFPSRFFRPSKRTTDGCTEWGTEAHSGFLSRHLLPRPGLLSPRSPLFSVTESNMADSGAFSLRFRKLKTNPLLQRKQFGVDILHPSRGSVSKKELVEKIAKQFRVSDSQSIVVFGLKTAFGGGRSSGFAMIYDNPNAAKKFENRFRLVRLGYVEAKPTKGRRAYKELKNRRKKVRGKEKAKCSGAAKK; this is translated from the exons ACACAGCGCCCACACACCCCGTGGGGACTTCCCAGTTTACGCAGCAAATAACCGCATGCATGCTAGACTGTTTATCCGCCCCTCTCGCCTAGGTTCGACGCTGTACTTCCCCGCTTggcaagaggagagacttCGAATCCGATTGCAAAGCGCACCCTCTGCGGAAGTAAAGGACCCTGAAACTTTTCCGTCTCGGTTTTTCCGTCCTAGCAAGAGAACCACAGACGGGTGCACAGAGTGGGGAACGGAAGCTCATTCtggctttctctcgcgtcacCTACTGCCTCGTCCcggcctcctctctccccggTCTCCCCTCTTTTCCGTCACCGAAAGCAACATGGCGGATTCgggcgccttctctcttcgtttccggAAACTGAAGACAAACCCTCttctgcagaggaagcagttCGGTGTGGACATCCTCCACCCGAGCCGTGGCTCTGTGTCGAAGAAGGAGTTGGTGGAAAAGATCGCCAAACAATTCCGCGTTTCCGACTCCCAGAGCATCGTCGTTTTTGGTCTGAAAACTGCCTTCGGTGGCGGCAGATCGTCTGGCTTTGCGATGATCTATGACAACCCCAACGCGGCAAAGAAGTTCGAAAACCGATTCCGCCTTGTCCGTCTGGGCTACGTCGAGGCGAAGCCAACCAAGGGCCGGCGCGCATACAAGGAGTtgaagaacagaaggaagaaa GTTcgcggaaaggagaaggcgaagtgCTCTGGTGCCGCCAAGAAATAA